ATTGTGATCACTGGAGCATTCTACATCCATGCGGGCCCTCAGAAACTCAGTGACTGGGGCTGGGGATCAGCGGGATGTGTTGAGGTGATTGGAAACTTCGATGGCTACAAAAAGGATATTGCTGCGCTCGGTGGGGTTTCCGGGAATGTGGACGATGCAATCGCCAAGCTTGTGAGCTGGAAGAAGCTGTATTATGATTTTAAAGCGGCTACGCCCCCAAAACTTCGTGTCGAGAGCGGCCATTGAGCGAGTAGCTGTGAAGACCGAGCGTGTTGAACGGGTGGCCACAGCAAGGTGAGTCGGTTGAGTATGGAGTAATCCGTGACTGAGGCTGTTTGGACCGACTTGTTTATACGCCTGCGGTGAATTTTAGGCGGAGCACGTTTTGCCCCGTGGGTTGATGGATCTTTTCTTCCATTTTTACGAACCCATACCGGGTGTAGAATCGACGGCCGATGGAGTTCTTCGAAAAGACTTCGACTTCAAGAGTCTCATTTTCAGAGTGGGCTTTGTCAACGAGTGCTCGACCTATTCCTCTTCCATAGTGAGAGGGCTCCACAAAGAGTCCACCGATCTCATTGGCTATGAGTGCGATGAAACCGACGACTTCTCCATCGACTTCAGCCACCCAAGTCTCTGCATTTGGCAAATACAACTCGGGAATGTTCCTTCGTTCTTGGGCTAGAAAGTCTTCTTCCAAGAATGGGTGTGCAAGCCGGGTTGCACTCTCCCAGGTCTTTAGGATGGCTGCGACATCGCGTTTCTCGTACTTCCGTATCTGCAT
The sequence above is drawn from the Thalassoglobus sp. JC818 genome and encodes:
- a CDS encoding GNAT family N-acetyltransferase, translated to MQIRKYEKRDVAAILKTWESATRLAHPFLEEDFLAQERRNIPELYLPNAETWVAEVDGEVVGFIALIANEIGGLFVEPSHYGRGIGRALVDKAHSENETLEVEVFSKNSIGRRFYTRYGFVKMEEKIHQPTGQNVLRLKFTAGV